In one bacterium genomic region, the following are encoded:
- the phnD gene encoding phosphate/phosphite/phosphonate ABC transporter substrate-binding protein, which yields MLRKLVVLQSICLIFFVVNCNNFKKSKVISLEKTEEIKLEVAKEKPLWIAIGNTITQKEEFAYYKPLIDYIGKKLDKPVKILVKESYAEINRLMGLDEIDVAFLSSKAYVDGYDDNKIQLLAIPEINGKTNEYSYIIVSVDGKIKNFKQLQGKTFAFVDLMSNSGKLVPHSMLTNMGEKPDFYFKKNIYTYAHDNSIKMVAQKIVDGAAVSSVIWEYLNQTNPELTAKTSIIEKSPPYGMPPVVVRPNFDPEIKKKLKQILLEIHTDEKGREILGNMKIDKFVSVENSAYDSIRKLKEWIME from the coding sequence TTGTTCTACAATCTATTTGTCTTATATTTTTTGTTGTAAATTGTAATAATTTTAAAAAGTCCAAAGTAATCAGTCTTGAAAAAACCGAAGAGATAAAACTTGAAGTGGCTAAAGAAAAACCTCTGTGGATAGCGATCGGAAACACTATTACACAAAAAGAGGAATTCGCTTATTATAAACCGCTGATTGATTATATAGGAAAAAAATTAGATAAACCGGTTAAAATTTTGGTTAAAGAAAGCTATGCAGAAATAAACAGGCTGATGGGTCTGGATGAAATTGATGTGGCTTTTTTATCAAGTAAAGCTTATGTGGACGGGTACGATGACAATAAAATCCAGCTTCTCGCAATCCCTGAGATTAACGGCAAAACAAATGAATATTCGTATATTATTGTTTCCGTTGACGGCAAAATAAAAAATTTTAAACAGCTGCAGGGGAAAACTTTCGCTTTTGTCGACTTAATGTCTAACTCCGGCAAATTAGTACCCCACAGCATGCTGACAAACATGGGCGAAAAGCCTGATTTTTATTTTAAGAAAAATATATATACATACGCGCATGACAATTCCATAAAAATGGTCGCGCAGAAAATCGTGGATGGAGCGGCTGTGTCGAGCGTCATCTGGGAATATCTTAATCAAACCAATCCCGAACTTACCGCTAAAACCAGTATCATTGAGAAATCCCCTCCTTACGGCATGCCGCCTGTCGTGGTCCGCCCGAATTTTGACCCTGAAATCAAGAAAAAATTAAAACAAATATTGCTGGAAATACATACCGACGAGAAGGGAAGAGAGATACTCGGCAATATGAAAATAGACAAATTCGTTTCTGTGGAAAACAGTGCTTATGATTCTATCCGCAAGTTAAAAGAATGGATTATGGAATAA